The following are encoded in a window of Mycobacterium sp. ELW1 genomic DNA:
- the fadD2 gene encoding long-chain-fatty-acid--CoA ligase FadD2 encodes MSSLFDLPAQALAKAQRLADRGSAELHYLAKMIESGAFRLEPPQNLIGMVADIRRWGEIGMVPALNARRTPNKAAIVDDEGSMTFKELDDAANAVANALLAKGVRGGDGVAILARNHRWFVIANYGAARVGARTIMLNTEFSGPQIRDVSEREGAKLIIYDDEYSEAVKLAEPPLGKLRALGTNPDADGPSGSTDETLADVIKRSSSAPAPKATKRSSIIILTSGTTGTPKGATRNTPPTLAPIGGILSAVPFRAGEVTSLPSPMFHALGYLHATIALTLGSTLVLHRKFKPANVLEDVPKHKVTAIVVVPVMLARMLDALEKMETKPDLSSLRIVFVSGSQLGAELATRALKDIGPVIYNMYGSTEVAFATIAGPKDLQMNPATVGPVVTGVTVKILDDNGNELPQGEVGRIFVGNSFPFEGYTGGGHKQIIDGLMSSGDVGYFDHNGLLFVIGRDDEMIVSGGENVFPAEVEDLISGHPDIVEATALGVDDPDWGARLRAFVVLREEAELTEDAIKNYVREHLARYKVPREVVFLAELPRNPTGKILKRELRDIEVQ; translated from the coding sequence ATGTCCAGTCTTTTCGATCTCCCCGCGCAGGCACTGGCCAAGGCTCAGCGATTGGCCGACCGTGGCTCGGCTGAGCTGCACTACCTGGCCAAGATGATCGAGTCGGGCGCGTTCCGCCTCGAGCCGCCCCAGAATCTCATCGGGATGGTGGCCGACATCCGCCGTTGGGGTGAGATCGGGATGGTTCCGGCGCTCAACGCCCGCCGCACACCCAACAAGGCGGCGATCGTCGACGACGAAGGGTCGATGACCTTCAAAGAACTCGACGACGCCGCCAACGCCGTCGCCAACGCGTTGCTGGCCAAAGGCGTCAGAGGTGGCGACGGGGTGGCCATCCTGGCCCGGAACCACCGCTGGTTCGTGATCGCGAACTACGGCGCCGCGCGCGTCGGCGCCAGGACGATCATGCTCAACACGGAATTCTCCGGGCCGCAGATCAGAGACGTGTCCGAGCGTGAGGGCGCCAAGCTGATCATCTACGACGATGAATACTCCGAGGCCGTCAAGCTCGCCGAGCCGCCGCTGGGCAAGCTGCGGGCGCTGGGGACGAACCCTGATGCCGACGGTCCGTCGGGCAGCACCGACGAAACCCTGGCCGACGTCATCAAGCGCAGCAGCAGCGCACCCGCGCCGAAGGCCACCAAGCGGTCGTCGATCATCATCCTCACCAGCGGCACCACCGGCACTCCGAAGGGAGCCACCAGGAACACCCCGCCGACGCTGGCGCCGATCGGCGGGATTCTGTCCGCCGTGCCGTTCCGTGCAGGCGAGGTCACGTCGCTGCCGTCGCCGATGTTCCATGCCCTGGGGTACCTGCACGCCACCATTGCGCTGACCCTGGGCTCGACGCTGGTGCTGCACCGAAAGTTCAAGCCGGCCAACGTGTTGGAGGATGTGCCGAAGCACAAGGTGACCGCGATCGTGGTGGTCCCGGTGATGCTCGCGCGGATGCTCGATGCGCTCGAGAAGATGGAGACCAAGCCGGACCTGTCATCGCTGCGGATCGTGTTCGTCTCCGGCTCTCAGCTCGGCGCGGAACTGGCCACCCGGGCGCTGAAGGACATCGGTCCGGTGATCTACAACATGTACGGTTCAACGGAAGTCGCGTTCGCGACCATCGCCGGGCCCAAGGATTTGCAGATGAACCCGGCCACGGTCGGACCCGTCGTCACGGGCGTCACCGTCAAGATCCTCGACGACAACGGCAACGAGCTACCGCAGGGCGAGGTCGGGCGGATCTTCGTCGGCAACAGCTTCCCGTTCGAGGGCTACACCGGTGGCGGTCACAAGCAGATCATCGACGGTTTGATGTCGTCGGGTGACGTCGGCTATTTCGACCACAACGGCCTGCTGTTCGTCATCGGCCGCGACGACGAGATGATCGTCTCCGGCGGTGAGAACGTCTTCCCGGCCGAGGTCGAAGACCTCATCAGCGGCCACCCCGACATCGTCGAGGCGACCGCGCTCGGCGTCGACGACCCCGATTGGGGTGCTCGGCTTCGCGCATTCGTCGTGCTGCGCGAAGAAGCCGAGCTCACCGAGGACGCCATCAAGAACTATGTGCGCGAACACCTTGCGCGCTACAAGGTTCCGCGCGAGGTGGTGTTCCTCGCCGAGCTGCCGCGCAACCCCACCGGCAAGATCCTCAAGCGGGAGCTGCGCGACATCGAGGTGCAGTAG
- a CDS encoding DUF1214 domain-containing protein — protein sequence MHHAARPVRGVDGGSPPRTSHAKYVGRVGALAVFLGVGAAIAMPAAHADTGGSAPSSGSSSHSTSAKKSGSSSGQRAQGMSARVAVSSASSTVTAVHRTVGSVDRGSPTGTPAASPADLAAVAYLRRRPALSQQNAAATSAVTVTNEVSPLGTQQQISREQLAMEAVNTLPVKLMKIILRQGFLAAAEKQFALVGGPDAANLAALDNAVNEYALASAFSEQILNPMTPAVVTQVAPPHNWYGVNVGGSRLLYDNPDTIYRFIAVNKTSEYVITGRFYDDIPADTTFSVLEGSSGKTSKILSLKDIDVSADGSFVITVSGDPAAPGEKNHLQLTSSSTLVAVRNTLGDWNAEEPMDLAVHKVSGPPNSLFAQLGGFLFFGRVVNDNPLLAKLVSLVPPLPIADAPIVRGTLTALLMVIRGANQEARYMALATTDAQTGMLRQPNTMTQPASNAEFLANQLQSNGYFQLSDDEALVLTIDPGNAKFVSVPVYNDWTITGDYWNQPTSLNSEQAVRNDDGTYTVVISPTDPLVANWISTGGLNQGIISMRFQNLDTADPAQPSVQAEVVKLDALTHDTNGTALITSAERAEQLALRKAGFDKRWAPYPQS from the coding sequence ATGCACCACGCGGCCCGGCCCGTCCGAGGTGTCGACGGCGGCTCGCCGCCGCGAACGAGCCACGCCAAGTACGTCGGCCGGGTAGGTGCACTTGCCGTGTTCCTCGGTGTCGGCGCGGCGATCGCCATGCCGGCCGCGCATGCCGACACCGGAGGATCGGCGCCCTCGTCGGGCTCGTCGTCGCACTCGACGAGCGCCAAGAAGTCCGGTAGCTCCTCGGGTCAGCGCGCTCAGGGCATGTCGGCTCGCGTCGCCGTCTCGTCAGCGTCATCCACGGTGACCGCGGTGCACCGCACCGTCGGTTCGGTGGACCGCGGCAGCCCGACCGGCACTCCAGCCGCGTCGCCCGCGGACTTGGCCGCGGTGGCCTATCTGCGCCGCAGGCCCGCGTTGTCGCAGCAGAACGCCGCTGCCACCAGTGCGGTCACCGTGACCAACGAGGTCAGCCCGCTGGGCACCCAACAACAGATCTCCCGCGAACAGCTCGCTATGGAGGCGGTCAACACGCTTCCGGTGAAGCTGATGAAAATCATTCTGCGCCAGGGATTTCTGGCTGCAGCTGAGAAACAGTTCGCCCTCGTCGGCGGCCCCGACGCGGCAAACCTCGCCGCGCTGGACAACGCGGTCAACGAGTATGCGCTCGCCTCGGCATTCTCCGAGCAGATCCTCAACCCGATGACCCCCGCAGTCGTCACCCAGGTTGCGCCCCCGCACAACTGGTACGGCGTGAACGTCGGTGGCTCGCGCCTGCTCTACGACAACCCCGACACCATCTACCGGTTCATCGCGGTCAACAAGACGTCGGAGTACGTGATCACCGGGCGCTTCTACGACGACATCCCTGCCGACACTACTTTCAGCGTTTTGGAAGGGAGCTCGGGTAAGACGTCGAAGATCCTGAGCCTCAAGGACATCGACGTCAGTGCCGACGGCTCGTTCGTGATCACCGTCAGCGGTGATCCTGCCGCGCCAGGGGAGAAGAACCATCTGCAGTTGACCTCGAGCTCCACCCTCGTTGCGGTACGGAACACGCTGGGGGACTGGAACGCCGAAGAACCGATGGACCTGGCGGTACACAAGGTGAGCGGGCCACCGAACAGCCTCTTCGCCCAGCTGGGCGGCTTCTTGTTCTTCGGCAGGGTGGTCAACGATAATCCGCTGCTGGCCAAGTTGGTGTCCCTGGTGCCGCCGTTGCCGATCGCGGACGCGCCGATCGTGCGCGGCACGCTGACCGCATTGCTGATGGTGATCCGTGGCGCCAACCAGGAAGCCAGGTACATGGCGTTGGCCACCACCGACGCGCAGACCGGGATGCTGCGGCAACCCAATACGATGACGCAACCGGCCAGCAACGCCGAGTTCCTGGCCAATCAGCTGCAGAGCAACGGCTACTTTCAACTCTCCGACGACGAGGCTCTCGTCCTGACGATCGATCCCGGTAACGCCAAATTCGTCAGCGTTCCGGTCTACAACGACTGGACGATCACTGGCGATTACTGGAACCAGCCGACCAGCCTCAACTCCGAACAAGCCGTCCGGAACGACGACGGTACCTACACGGTAGTGATCTCACCTACCGATCCTCTTGTCGCGAACTGGATTTCGACCGGTGGGCTCAACCAGGGCATCATTTCGATGCGGTTCCAGAACCTGGACACCGCCGACCCGGCCCAACCCAGTGTCCAAGCCGAGGTCGTCAAGCTCGACGCGCTCACCCACGACACGAACGGCACGGCCCTGATCACATCGGCGGAGCGGGCCGAACAGCTCGCCCTGCGCAAGGCCGGCTTCGACAAGCGCTGGGCGCCCTACCCGCAGTCCTGA
- a CDS encoding acyl-CoA dehydrogenase, producing the protein MPIAITQEHNDLADSVKSLVARVAPSEVLHEALETPIPNPPPYWNAAAEQGLHGLHLAESVDGQGFGLLELAIVIAEFGYGAVPGPFVTSAIASALISAHDPETELLSKLASGDLIATCALESGLTATRQDDSLVIRGEARSVPAAAQAAVLVLPVAIESGVEWVILDADQLEIEPVTSVDLLRPVAHVRANAAEVGADRVLSNLSQAAGRAILTTLLSAEAVGIARWATDTAAAYAKIREQFGRPIGQFQAIKHKCAEMIATTERATAAVWDAARALDEAAEKSWDNEQTAYEFATAVAASLAPSAAQHCTQDCIQVHGGIGFTWEHDTNVYYRRTLGLVAAFGRASEYQQKVFDTATSTGMRAINIDLDPETEKLRDEIRAEVAALKAIPREERKTAIAEAGWVQPHLPKPWGRAAKPIEQIIIAQEFTAGQVKRPQMGIAAWLIPSIVAFGTEEQKQRFLPPTFRGEMIWCQLFSEPGAGSDLASLTTKATKVDGGWRITGQKIWTTGAQYAQWGALLARTNPSAPKHNGITYFLLDMKAEGVEVKPLRELTGHAMFNTVFIDDVFVPDELVLGEVDRGWEVSRNTLTAERVSIGSSEPGFLANLDGFVQFVSDGHFDQIGHHRAGELIAEGHAAKLLNLRSTLLTLAGGDAMPSAAISKLLSMRTGQGYAEFAVSSFGIDGAIGDRGELQGKWAEYLLGSRSTTIYGGTSEVQLNIIAERLLGLPRDP; encoded by the coding sequence CCAACCCGCCGCCGTACTGGAATGCGGCCGCTGAGCAGGGCTTGCACGGCCTGCACCTGGCGGAGTCGGTCGACGGTCAGGGCTTCGGCCTGCTGGAGCTCGCGATCGTGATCGCCGAGTTCGGCTACGGCGCCGTGCCCGGGCCGTTCGTCACCTCGGCAATAGCCAGTGCGCTGATCTCCGCCCACGATCCCGAGACCGAGCTGCTGAGCAAGCTGGCCTCCGGCGACCTCATCGCCACCTGCGCGCTGGAGTCGGGCCTGACCGCCACCCGCCAAGACGACTCGCTGGTCATTCGCGGTGAGGCCCGCTCGGTGCCCGCTGCCGCGCAGGCCGCCGTTCTGGTGCTGCCGGTCGCGATCGAGAGCGGCGTGGAATGGGTGATCCTCGATGCCGACCAACTCGAGATCGAGCCGGTCACCTCGGTGGACCTGTTGCGTCCGGTGGCGCATGTCCGGGCCAACGCCGCCGAAGTCGGTGCCGACCGCGTGCTGTCCAACCTTTCGCAGGCGGCCGGCCGCGCGATCCTGACCACTCTGCTGTCGGCCGAGGCGGTCGGCATCGCCCGCTGGGCCACCGACACCGCCGCGGCGTACGCGAAGATCCGCGAGCAGTTCGGCCGCCCGATCGGCCAGTTCCAGGCCATCAAGCACAAGTGCGCCGAGATGATCGCCACCACCGAGCGAGCCACCGCCGCGGTCTGGGATGCCGCGCGCGCATTGGACGAGGCTGCCGAAAAGTCCTGGGACAACGAGCAAACGGCATACGAGTTCGCCACCGCGGTGGCAGCCAGCCTGGCGCCTTCCGCCGCACAGCACTGCACCCAGGACTGCATCCAGGTGCACGGTGGCATCGGCTTCACCTGGGAGCACGACACCAACGTCTACTACCGCCGCACGCTGGGTCTGGTCGCCGCGTTCGGCCGCGCGAGCGAATACCAGCAGAAGGTCTTCGACACCGCGACCAGCACCGGCATGCGGGCCATCAACATCGACCTCGACCCCGAGACCGAGAAGCTCCGCGATGAGATCCGCGCGGAAGTGGCCGCCCTGAAAGCGATTCCGCGAGAGGAGCGCAAGACCGCGATCGCCGAGGCCGGCTGGGTGCAGCCGCACCTCCCGAAGCCGTGGGGCCGGGCCGCCAAGCCGATCGAGCAGATCATCATCGCCCAGGAGTTCACCGCCGGGCAGGTGAAGCGACCGCAGATGGGCATCGCGGCCTGGCTGATCCCGTCCATCGTGGCGTTCGGCACCGAGGAACAGAAACAGCGCTTCCTGCCGCCGACGTTCCGTGGCGAGATGATCTGGTGCCAACTGTTTTCCGAGCCGGGCGCCGGCTCCGATCTGGCCAGCCTGACCACCAAAGCCACCAAGGTCGACGGCGGCTGGCGGATCACCGGGCAGAAGATCTGGACCACCGGCGCCCAGTACGCCCAGTGGGGTGCACTGCTGGCGCGGACCAACCCGAGCGCGCCGAAACACAATGGCATCACCTATTTCCTTTTGGACATGAAGGCCGAGGGCGTCGAGGTCAAGCCGCTGCGTGAGCTCACCGGTCACGCCATGTTCAACACGGTGTTCATCGACGACGTGTTCGTCCCCGACGAGCTGGTCCTCGGCGAGGTGGACCGCGGGTGGGAGGTCAGCCGCAACACCCTGACCGCCGAACGGGTTTCGATCGGAAGCAGTGAGCCCGGATTCCTGGCCAACCTCGACGGGTTTGTGCAGTTCGTCAGCGACGGTCACTTCGACCAGATCGGCCATCACCGAGCCGGCGAACTGATCGCCGAGGGGCACGCGGCCAAGCTGCTGAACCTGCGCTCGACGCTGCTGACCCTCGCCGGTGGCGACGCGATGCCGTCGGCCGCGATCTCGAAGCTGCTGTCGATGCGCACCGGGCAGGGGTACGCCGAGTTCGCGGTGTCGTCGTTCGGCATCGACGGCGCCATCGGCGATCGCGGTGAGCTGCAAGGCAAGTGGGCGGAGTATCTGCTGGGCAGCCGATCGACGACGATCTACGGTGGCACCTCCGAGGTGCAACTCAACATCATCGCCGAGCGCCTGCTGGGCCTGCCCCGCGACCCGTAA